The following proteins come from a genomic window of Heterodontus francisci isolate sHetFra1 unplaced genomic scaffold, sHetFra1.hap1 HAP1_SCAFFOLD_214, whole genome shotgun sequence:
- the LOC137361385 gene encoding probable G-protein coupled receptor 139: MHRPIQWVRNIFYVILAVIGVPVNLVSIVILSKGNCGLSSCTTRYLVAMSTADLLVIITEIILQRINDYYFPLNFLDLTFVCRSLYVLIRAAIDCSVWFTIAFTFDRFVAICCQKLQSKYYTRKTAIVVLATISILLCIKNTPIYFRYKPRRIIDNVEWRCSNKRSYFTDPRWIGFRMFEKALTPLLPFILILLLNALTFRHILVTSRVRQRLRGQSKKDNHRDSEMERRRKSLILLFTISGSFIFLWLVYVLYIFRIDHFLDDDSYYIFENVAYMLRNLSCCTNTFIYVAIQSEFREQLKSAVK; encoded by the exons atgcaccgaccaattcaatgggtcaggaacatattctatgtgatccttgctgtaattggcgttcctg ttaatttggtctcaattgtgatcctgtccaagggaaattgtggactctccagctgcaccacccgttaccttgtggccatgtcaacggcggatctactggtcattatcactgagatcatactccagagaatcaatgattattatttcccattaaatttcctggatctcacctttgtgtgtcgctctctctatgtcctgatccgtgcagccattgactgttcggtttggttcaccatcgctttcacatttgatcgatttgtcgccatttgttgccagaaactgcAATCGAAATATTACACCAGGAAAACTGCgattgtggttctagcaacaatcaGCATTTTGCTCTGTATAAAAAATactcccatctactttagatataaacctagacggataatcgacaatgtagaatggcgtTGCTCCAATAAGCGaagttattttactgaccctcgatggattggatttagaatgtttgaaaaagctttaacaccattattgccattcattttaattctgttgctgaacgctctgacgttcagacacattttagtgaccagtcgagttcgtcagagactgaggggtcagagcaagaaagataatcaccgtgactctgaaatggagagaagaaggaagtctctgattttactcttcaccatatctggcagcttcatatttctgtggttggtgtatgtgttatatatttttcgtattgatcatttcttagatgatgattcttattatatctttgaaaatgtaGCATATATGCTGcgaaatttaagttgctgtacgaacacatttatctatgtggccattcagtccgagttcagagagcagttaaagagcgcagtgaaa